Below is a window of Streptomyces sp. ITFR-16 DNA.
GACGGCCCCCACGGGCCCCCAGCCCAGCAGCAGGGCGGCGACGGCACCCGGGGTCGCGTTGAGGACGAAGTCCACGGCGCCGGACGGGTACTGGGTCTTGAGACTGGTGACGAGTTCGGAGGCGCTGTACTCGAGCCCGAGCAGGAGCAGCAGCAGGATGACGCCGATCTCGGCGCCGACGGCGGTGAACTCCTCACTGGCACCGAGCGGCAGCAGCCCGCCGTCGCCGAAGGCGAGCCCGGCCAGCAGATAGAGCGGGATCGACGAGAGGCCTATTCGGCCGGCGAACCGGCCGATGATGCCGAGTCCCAGAATGACGGAGCCGAACTCCACCAGCAGTGCGGTCGTGTCGTGCACGGTCAGCCCTCCGCAATGATCTCGGAGAGCGTGTCCACGCCCTCCCGCGTACCGACGGCGACGAGCGTGTCCCCGATGGCCAGCCGGAAGTCCGGCCCCGGCGACGGATGCGCGCTGTGGGTCCGCAGCACGGCCACGATCGAGGCCCCCGTCCGCGTCCGCGCCTTCGTGTCCCCGAGCAGCCGCCCGCCGTACGGCGACCGGGCCCCCAGCGGTATGTGCTCGGTCACCAGATCGATCCCCTCGGTCCGCACCGCGTCGATGGGCGCCGCGTCGATGAGATGCGCGAGCCCGGTCGCCTCCTGTGGAGTCAGGGGTACGGACAACCGGCACGAATCGGGATCGTCCTGGTCGTAGAACCCGATGAACCGCCGGCCGTCGTGGTGCACGACGACGGAAATGTGCTGCCCCGACTCGGTCGTGTAGTCGTACTGCACGCCTACTCCGGGCAGCGTGGTGCGGTGGGTTCCCATGACGTCCTCCCGAGGGCGCGGTGCGCGCGGACACGCTTGGTGATCTCTTTAGCTCCGCATTACCTTATCCGGACGCTCCGCCCGAACCCGGGGATACGACGGGTGGGCCTCCACACACGGCCCCCGCCGGAACCCGCGCCACTTTCCCGCCGCCCCCCCCGAACCCAACGATCCGCATCGGCGGCCTGGGCCCTGCGGTGACCTTTCGCGACTTGCAGCCGCCGACTCCGGCCCCTGGAGCTGACCGAGGCCCAGGCGTTGCGGCGCTGTCGGGCGTAGCTTGTGCTCGGGGGGCTGCCGGGGAGCGAGCCGGATGCTCCTGCGGAGGGTTCGGGGCGAGATGGTGGGGGCAGGTTTTGTGCGGTTTGCCGGATGTGTCGGATTCTATGAAGTTGCTCGAGAACTGCGAGACGGCTACATAAAACCCCAGGTCACGCAGTCTGCTCCCCGCGCGTGCGGGGGTGAACCCCCGCATTCCGTGGGGTGGCCTGAGCGGTGCAGCTGCTCCCCGCGCGTGCGGGGGTGAACCCTGTATTTCCTGTTGAATCTCGGGTGATGTTGACTGCTCCCCGCGCGTGCGGGGGTGAACCATTCCACCCCGCTCCCTGACGGTCCGTCAGGGACTGCTCCCCGCGCGTGCGGGGGTGAACCCCGCGCAGGCGCTCGCGGCCGGCATCGAGGGCGCTGCTCCCCGCGCGTGCGGGGGTGAACCCCGCTCAAGGTCATCACGACCGCGGCCAACGTCCTGCTCCCCGCGCGTGCGGGGGTGAACCGTACACAGATGCCTGCCGGATACGGCCGGTGATCTGCTCCCCGCGCGTGCGGGGGTGAACCGATCCCGGCCAGTCTCGCTGACGTTCTCCAGGACTGCTCCCCGCGCGTGCGGGGGTGAACCCCTGCTGGTTGCCCTTGATGGGAACCTGTCCCGCTGCTCCCCGCGCGTGCGGGGGTGAACCCGAGAAGGCGCGACGGCACTTCGTCCCAGGCGTCTGCTCCCCGCGCGTGCGGGGGTGAACCCCAGGTGAAGCGGTACTGGCTCGCAGAGCAGGACTGCTCCCCGCGCGTGCGGGGGTGAACCCGTCTTGCACGTGCAATAGGGAAACGGCACGGGCTGCTCCCCGCGCGTGCGGGGGTGAACCCCCGCAATTAGCTACAATTAGACCGTCAATTGACTGCTCCCCGCGCGTGCGGGGGTGAACCCACCGGCGAAAACACGCTGGTGGAGTACGGGTGCTGCTCCCCGCGCGTGCGGGGGTGAACCCAGCTGCTGCGTGTAGGCGGTGATCCGCTCCGTCTGCTCCCCGCGCGTGCGGGGGTGAACCCTGGATCAGGTGCGACTGCTCGCGGATCGTCTCCTGCTCCCCGCGCGTGCGGGGGTGAACCCGGCGGCACGTCGACATCGCGCGTCGACCCGTCCTGCTCCCCGCGCGTGCGGGGGTGAACCTACGAGTGCCTGCGCTGCGAAACCACCCAGATCCTGCTCCCCGCGCGTGCGGGGGTGAACCCCGCCCGTCTCAACACCGGCGGTGAGACGGTTCCTGCTCCCCGCGCGTGCGGGGGTGAACCCCACGGCATCCGCGGCGGCGTGTTCCACGGTCACTGCTCCCCGCGCGTGCGGGGGTGAACCCCGAGCGAAGGTGAGCGGGGTGACCGGGGGTTCCTGCTCCCCGCGCGTGCGGGGGTGAACCCGCCGAGAAGTCCACGGCGATGTTCGCCAAGGGCGGCGCCCTGCTCCCCGCGCGTGCGGGGGTGAACCGAGAGCGTCGCCCTGAAGGACCCCCGAACCACGCTGCTCCCCGCGCGTGCGGGGGTGAACCCGTCGTCATCGGCACCGGGTCCGGGGAGGGCACCTGCTCCCCGCGCGTGCGGGGGTGAACCCGCAGCGTCGGCGAACGTGTTTGGTGGTCGTTGCTGCTCCCCGCGCGTGCGGGGGTGAACCCGGCACCTTGGGGCGTTGCCGGCGCAGACGTACCTGCTCCCCGCGCGTGCGGGGGTGAACCCCCGGCACGTTCTCAAGGACGACGAGTCCGGGTCTGCTCCCCGCGCGTGCGGGGGTGAACCCGCCCGCAGGTACAGCCCGATCTCCGTGGGCTGCTGCTCCCCGCGCGTGCGGGGGTGAACCCGGCACTGCCTGGTGGTACTGGGACCAGGCCGACTGCTCCCCGCGCGTGCGGGGGTGAACCCGCGCCCTGGGCCTCGGGCAATTCGCGCGGGCCCTGCTCCCCGCGCGTGCGGGGGTGAACCCGGGGTGGCCATGTCGTCCTCCTGCTTGGTCTCCTGCTCCCCGCGCGTGCGGGGGTGAACCCCAATGACGCAACCGGGGCCGCCGGACGGACAGCTGCTCCCCGCGCGTGCGGGGGTGAACCCGACTCGGGTCTCCCGCCCCTGAGCTGACCCACCTGCTCCCCGCGCGTGCGGGGGTGAACCCCGACCTGGCCCGCGCCATCGACCGCCACCGAGCTGCTCCCCGCGCGTGCGGGGGTGAACCCCATGTGGCGGTGAGGTCGACCTTCGTGGTGGTCTGCTCCCCGCGCGTGCGGGGGTGAACCCACCGTCGTGAGGTACGAAGTCGCCCCGTAGGCCTGCTTCCCGCGTGTGAGGGGGTGAACCTGTCGGCAACATGGAGGGCCGACAACAGATAATCTGCTCCCCGCGCCCGCGACGGTGAGCCCCTGGCGTGGATAGTGATGCAGTATCTGTGCTCCTGCTCCCCGCGCGTGCGGGGATGATCCCTGCAGAGGTGCGTGGGACGTGCTTCATCGCTTCTGCTCCCCGCGCATGCGGGGATGAACCTGCATGACCCGTTGAGGGGTGCTGATAGTGCTGCCGTTTTCGGAGTCGGTGGAGCCACTGTTGCGGCACCTTGGATGCTCCGGAACCGGCGCAGGTCGTGCTTTGGGTCACGGGCTCGATGGGGCCGATCTTGAGGAGGAGCGACCGGTTCTTCGGTCTCTCCTCCTCTTCGCGCGCCCCTTGTGAGAGCCCGGAGCGTCAGTGCGACGTACGGCGATTCCACAGTGCTCGTCCCATGGCGACGAGCACGATGATGACGACCACGACGCGGATGCCTGCGTCCAGGTCCGATGCCGAGCCGGCGCCGGCGCAGACGGCTGTCATTAAGGTCGCGCCGCAGAAGCTTGAGTCGAGATCCAGCCGCTCATCGCTTGGAGCAAGGGTTATCGACATGAACAGATCCGTTCCGTTAGGGCCTGGTAGGCAGGCTGTTTGACGACGTGACGCTCCTGGCGAGTGGATACGACTCAGGACGCCGCCAAGCCCCTTGTGGAGGAGGCCAGATGAGGCTCGCACATGAATCGCATCGATGAGTGGGCAAGGTGCTGCCTCCTTGTTGCTGTGAAAGATCGACTTACCAGGCACCGCTGCAGTTGATTCGAATGAGCAGGGCGCTCACCAGCGCCAATGTGAAGCGTCGGGTGAAAGCTGGAAGGCGCCGTGTTGGGAAGACTCGATGTGCTGTGTCCAGGCGCGACTACAGGCTCCGTCGTAGGCCGAACCGGTCCCTCGCGGGAGTGCCGGGTTCGCCGTTCGGGGTAACGCGCCCCGCGCCTGCCCGGATGTCGAGCACGGTGTAGTGGCAGCGCTCGGCCTTGCTGTGCCTGACCGGTAGACCGATACGCTGCTACGAATATTCCTACGATGGACATGGGCTGGCCGGCATCCAGAGCCAGCACAGGGTGACCAAACGGGGCAAGATGCGCAAACTGGTGCTCTGGTGCGTCGATATCCGCTTCGTCGATCGACGGCCACACACGCTTGGTGCACAACGAAGTCCTGACCGGCTGACATCAGCGCGCCATAGGCTTCCTGCGGTGCGCCCAGGGATCTCTACCGACCACGTCGTAGCCGTTGACCGATGCTGACCGGCAAGACTGCCGCAGGGCTCGGTTGCGGGGCCCGCATGCGGTTACGGACATCCGGTGCAGGACCTGTAGTCCCTGATCCTTCACCCCTCCGGGCTTCGCCCCATACCCGAAATCCCCCCTACATGACATGAATTCAGGTGAGTCGACACACGGAAGAAGCCGCCTGGGTTCAATAGCTACATGACCCATCCCCGCCGCTGCCCCCAACCGCTTCCTCACTCGAAGCTGACGGCGTCCGCTCTCGCGGTCTGGGCCAAGCACGACCGTGCGGCCGAGGGGTGGGTGCCGCTCTGGCAGCACATGTCCGACAGTGCGGCTGTTGCCGGGCTGCTCTGGGATCAGTGGGTTCCTCGCCTCATCCGGCAGCAGATCGCGGACGCGCTGCCCGGGCCGGACGACGCCCGTCGGCTTGTCGTCTGGCTCGCGGCGACTCATGACATCGGCAAGGCGACCCCCGCATTCGCGTGCCAGGTGGACGGGCTTGCGCAGGGCATGCGTGAGGCCGGGCTCGACATGCCTCATCAGCATCAGTGGGGTGAGGACCGGCGCATGGCGCCGCACGGACTCGCGGGCCAACTCCTCATGGAGGAATGGCTCATGGAGCGTCACGGGTGGCCGAGGAGATCCGCCGGGCAGTTCGCCGTGGTCATCGGTGGGCACCATGGGGTGCCGCCCGGGTACACGCAGATCCACGACCTCGATCGTCACCCCGAGTTGCTCCGCACGCCGGGGGTCAGTGAGGAGCGCTGGCGCGGCGTGCAGACCGAACTGCTCGATGTCTGTGCCGAGACGTACGGCACGCGGAGCCGGCTTCACGACTGGAAGTCGGTGAAGCTGCCACAGACCGTGCAGGTCCTGCTGACGGCCCTCGTCATCACGGCCGACTGGATCGCGAGCAGCTCGGACCTCTTTCCGTACTTCCCCGAGGACATCCCCCGTACGCCCGACGAACGGATCAGTGCCGCGTGGACGGCGCTCGACCTGCCGGGTCCGTGGGAGCCGGAGGAGCCGGACGGGACGGTGGACGATCTGTACCGGACACGGTTCGATCTGCCGGCCGGGGCAGCGGTGCGCCCCGTGCAGGAAGCAGCCGTGCGGCTGGCGCGGGCCTTGCCCGAGCCGGGGCTGATGGTGATCGAGGCGCCGATGGGTGAAGGCAAGACCGAAGCCGCCCTCGCGGTGGCGGAGATCTTCGCGGCCCGGAGCGGAGCCGGTGGATGCTTTGTCGCACTGCCCACGCGCGCGACGGGCAATGCGATGTTCCCCCGGCTTCTGAAGTGGCTGGAACACCTGCCGGGCACGGGGCGCCATTCAGTCTTTCTCGCACATGCCAAGGCGGCACTGAACGACGAATACGCAGGGCTGATACGTCCCGGCGGGGCAAGCGTCGTCCGGTCCGTGGATGTGGACGGTCCCGATGACGTGCGAAAGCCGTCGCAGGACGGAAGGCCGGGTTCCGCGGAGTACGTCGCCCACCAATGGCTCCGGGGCCGCAAGAAGGGCATGCTCTCCTCCTTCGCGGTGGGGACGATCGACCAACTGCTGTTCGCCGGGCTCAAGAGCCGGCACCTGGCGCTGCGCCACCTCGCCCTGGCGGGAAAAGTCGTCGTCATTGACGAAGTCCATGCCTACGACGCCTATATGAACGTCTACCTCGAACGGGTGCTGAGCTGGTTGGGCAGCTACGGGGTGCCGGTGGTCATGCTCTCCGCCACCCTCCCGGCCGGCACCCGCAGGGAACTGATCCAGGCGTACGCGGGCACCTCGGCGGAGGAGAGCGCGGCGTCGGACCAGTTGACGGACTATCCACTTCTGACCGCGGTCTGCCCTGGACATGTCCCGGGCACCGAGGCACCCCCCGCCGCCGTCGACCGCGGTACGGACATCGACCTCGTACCGCTCGACGACGATGTGTCCCTGCTCGGCGACACGCTGGCCGACGCCCTGGCCGGCGGTGGCTGCGCCCTTGTCGTACGGAACACCGTCGACAGGGTGCTGGAGACGGCGGAACGACTGGGCGAGCGCTTCGGCAGGGAGAACGTCACTGTCGCGCACTCCCGGTTCATGGATCTCGACCGAGCCGCGCGGGACGCGGAGCTGCTGAGGCTCTTCGGGCCGGACGGCGACCGGCCGAGCGGCACGGTTCCGCACATCGTCGTGGCGAGCCAGGTCGCCGAGCAGTCCCTGGACGTGGATTTCGATCTTCTGGTCACGGATCTCTGTCCCGTGGATCTGATGCTCCAGCGGCTGGGGCGCCTCCACCGCCACCAGCGGGGCCCGGGGCAGAGGAACAGACCGGCAGCGGTCCGTCGGGCACGGTGCCTGGTCACAGGCGTCGACTGGAAGGCCGTGCCGGTCCCTGAACCTGTCCGCGGGTCGGAACGGGTCTACGGCCTGCACAACCTGCTGCGGTCGCTCGCCGTGCTCCGCCCTTACCTGGACGGCTCAGGCCGCACGCTGGGTCTTCCGCAGGACATCCACGCACTTGTCCAGACGGCGTACGGGGACGAGCCGATCGGGCCCGAGAACTGGTCGGACGCGATGGCCGCCGCCGACCTGGCGCACCGGACGCACCGAGCGGAGCAACAGGCCGGAGCCGAGGTCCATCGCCTGGACCGGGTCCGCAAGCCCGGGCGCCCGGTGATCGGCTGGGTCGAGGCGGGCGTGGGTGACGCCGATGACTCCCGGGTGGGCCGCGCCCAGGTCAGGGACAGTGAGGAGAGCCTGGAGGTCCTCGTCGTACAGCGGCAGCCGGACGGTTCGCTGACGACCGTGCCATGGCTGGATCGTGGGCGCGGTGGGCTGGCCCTGCCCACCGACGCGATTCCTCCCTCCCGGGCGGCCAAGGCGCTTGCCGAAAGTTCGATGCGTCTGCCTTTCCATTTCTCGAAGCCGTGGGTCCTCGACCGTTCCATCGCGGAGCTTGAGGAATTGCTGATTCCCGCATGGCAGGTGAAGGAGTGCCCGTGGCTTGCGGGGGAGCTGATTCTTGCTCTCGACGAGCACTGTCAGACCCACCTGGCAGGCTATGAAATCGAGTACAGCAAGGCCGAGGGCCTCAGGGTGGGACGACCCGGTGCCCGTGATGTAAGGCTGGTGGAACACGTGCCGTCATTCGATCTCGTGTCCCGACCGTGGTTGCCGGTGCAGAGGACCGACGGTACGGCTGATGAGCTCTCGCTGCTGGATGTCTTCTCCCGGGCGACGACCGTCCGCCGTCTGGTCGGCGATGTACCGACACAGGAATTCGCCCTGCTCAGACTGTTGTTGGCGATCCTGCACGATGCGGTGGACGGGCCGGAGGACGTGGATGACTGGGCGGAGTTGTGGGAGAGCGAGGACGCGTTCGAGGCCGTACCGGCCTATCTGGAGCGGCATCGTGCGCGATTCGACCTCCTCCATCCGCAGACGCCCTTCTTCCAGGTCGCCGGATTGCACACGGAGAAGCAGGAGATCTCCTCGCTGAACCGCATCGTGGCCGACGTGCCCAATGGCGCTCCCTTCTTCAGCATGCGGGTGCCCGGCGCCGGCCGTCTCGGCTTCGCCGAGGCGGCCAGATGGCTCGTCCACACGCACGCATTCGACACGTCGGGCATCAAGTCCGGAATGGTGGGCGACGACCGGGTCAAGGGCGGCAGAGTATATCCCCAAGGAGTCGGCTGGGCAGGCAACTTGGGCGGCGTGGTGGCAGAGGGCGCGAATCTTCGCGAAACACTGCTGCTGAATCTTGTCGCACCCGACAACAACACGCTCAGGTTCAGGGACGGCGACACCCCGGCCTGGCGGCGCGAACCGCTCGGGCCGGGAGCGGACTCGGCCCTGAACCTCGCCGCACGGCCGACCGGACCCCGGGATCTCTACACCTGGCAGTCGCGGAGAGTGCTTCTCCACCACGACGACACGGGCGTGTACGGCGTCGCGCTGGGGTACGGAGACCCTCTGGTGCCCAGGAACAAGCAGCCGGTGGAGCCCATGACGGGCTGGCGGCACAGCGAGGCGCAGGAGAAGAAGCACGGGTTGCCGCAGGTCTACATGCCGCGCGAGCACGACCCCACGCGTGGGGCCTGGCGCGGCCTTGCCAGTCTGCTGCAGGACGTGCCGGCGCGGGGCGGGGCACAGAGCGGGAAACCGGCGGCAACTCTCAGGCCGGGCCTGCTGTCCTGGATGGCGCGGTTGGTCTACGAGCAAGCCCTTCCCCGGGGCTTTCTCCTCAGGACGCGCATCGTCGGCGCACGATACGGAACCCAGCAGTCGGTGATCGACGAGCTGATCGACGACGGTGTCACGATGCCGGTCGTCCTTCTGCACGCCCAAGACGAGCGGTACGGCCGGGCGGCCATCGACGCGGTGGGGGACGCGGACCTCGCGGCAAGGGCCCTGGGCGACCTCGCGGGCGACCTCGCCCGCGCGGCCGGCTCCGATCCCGAGGCCCGTCGGCTCGACGCTCGCGAACGGGCGTACGGCGAGCTGGACGGCCCGTACCGGCTCTGGCTCCGGCACCTGGGTGAGAGCGACGACCCCGCGCGCGAGCGATGGGCCTGGCAGGCGCAGGCGTACCGCGTCATCAGGGAGCTGGGCCGGGAACTCCTGGATTCCGTCACCACCACCGCGTGGGAGGGCCGGGTGATCGACCTGGGGCAGGGGCCGCAGTGGTTCGACGACACAAGCGCCGAGAAGTGGTTCCGGATTCGGCTGAGGAAGGCGCTGCCCCGGGCAGTCCCCTTGCCGGCTCCGCGCGACGGCGCATCGACGGACGAGAGGGATGTCGTGAAGGAGAAGGCATGAGCGTCGTGCGGCAAGGGGGCGGCTCGCCGGCATCGGCGCGCGACGCGGCAGCACCCCTGGCGGCCATGGCACTGGTCAACCGATCAGTGGATTCCCGTATTTCGTACCTCCAGGCCGGCTATCGCGCCGACCGCTCCGAAGCCGTCTCCTCGGTGGCCCGCATCAGGCGAGGGGCGGGCAGGCCGGCCGGCGAGAACCCGGATCTCTGGGGACTCATCGGCGCCGAAGCACTGTACGAGCGAGGGTGGAATGAGGAGGAGGCCGGCCGCGCGGAGAACGCGGTCCACATGGCCGTCACGCTGTGGGCGTTGCACCAACAGGGGCATCACGCAGCGAACATGCACGTCAGAAACGGCCCCGGACTGGGCGCCGCGGTCCGGCGGCTGATGCCCGACGCCGCGATCGACGAACCCATCCGCAAACGCTTCGTCCGTGCGGGCATGGCGACCTCCGTCGACGCGCTCGGCACCCGGCTGCGGGAGCTGGTGCTGCTGCTCCGTCGTGACGACATCGGCCTGGACTACGGGTTGCTCGCCTCCCAGCTTCACCAGTGGCAGCGCCCTGGGGGCCGGGCCGAGGTGCACCGCGCCTGGGGCCGCAGTTTCCACTCGTACGGGCCGGTCAAGTCCGACGAGGAGAAGGGGTAGAAGTGCCCCTCGCGCCGTCCGAGTGCCTCAGAGCCGGGGCCTCCGCATCCACCGACAAGGACCTTTCGTGAGCCGGACCATCCTTGATGTGCACATCCTCCAGACCGTCCCGCCGAGCAACTTGAACCGGGACGACACAGGATCACCGAAGACCGCCGTGTACGGGGGCGTACGGCGCTCGCGCGTCTCCAGCCAGGCGTGGAAACGGGCCACTCGGCAGGCCTTCCGGGAGCTCCTGGACCCCCAGGAGCTGGGAGTGCGGACACGGAAGGTCGCCGAGGCGCTGGCCGAGCGCATGGTCGCCGAGGACGGGACGCTCAAGGACCAGCGGGAGAACGTCCTCGCGTTCGCCGCGCAGGCCGTCTTCGCGGCGACGGGATCGAAGATCGAGGCGCCCAAGCGGAAGGAGACCGCAGCCAAGGACGCCGTCAGGAACGGGGAGGAGGCGCCCGCGCCCGCCCCGGAGTCCTCGTATCTCCTGTTCCTGAGTGCCCGCCAGATCGACAGCCTCGCCGCCCTGGCTCTGGAGGGACTGCGGTCGGGGGACGACGCCAAGGAGTACTTCAAGGCCAAGCCGAGGAAGGATCGGGCCCGGGCCCTGGCCAACAGTGCCCATTCCGTGGACATCGCGCTCTTCGGCAGGATGGTCGCGGACACCGCCGACATCAATGTGGATGCCGCCGCTCAGGTCGCCCACGCAATCGGCGTGCACGCGGTGGAGACCGAATCGGACTACTTCACCGCGGTGGACGACCGGAACGCCGCCGATGAGTCCGGGGCGGGGATGATCGGTGTCGTCGACTTCAACTCGAGCACGCTGTACCGCTACGCCGCGCTCGACGTGGACCATCTGCGAGACAACCTGGGCTCAGGGCTGGACGACGAGAAGCCCGGAACCACTCCGGTCAGGCGGGCGGTCGAGGCATTCCTGGAGGGATTCATCACCTCTCTGCCCACCGGAAAGATCAACACCTTCGGGAACCACACGCTTCCCGACGCGGTCGTGGTGAAGCTGCGTACGTCCCGGCCGATCAGCTTCGTAGGAGCCTTCGAGACGCCCGTTGTCGCGAC
It encodes the following:
- a CDS encoding TrkA C-terminal domain-containing protein yields the protein MGTHRTTLPGVGVQYDYTTESGQHISVVVHHDGRRFIGFYDQDDPDSCRLSVPLTPQEATGLAHLIDAAPIDAVRTEGIDLVTEHIPLGARSPYGGRLLGDTKARTRTGASIVAVLRTHSAHPSPGPDFRLAIGDTLVAVGTREGVDTLSEIIAEG
- the casA gene encoding type I-E CRISPR-associated protein Cse1/CasA, which translates into the protein MTHPRRCPQPLPHSKLTASALAVWAKHDRAAEGWVPLWQHMSDSAAVAGLLWDQWVPRLIRQQIADALPGPDDARRLVVWLAATHDIGKATPAFACQVDGLAQGMREAGLDMPHQHQWGEDRRMAPHGLAGQLLMEEWLMERHGWPRRSAGQFAVVIGGHHGVPPGYTQIHDLDRHPELLRTPGVSEERWRGVQTELLDVCAETYGTRSRLHDWKSVKLPQTVQVLLTALVITADWIASSSDLFPYFPEDIPRTPDERISAAWTALDLPGPWEPEEPDGTVDDLYRTRFDLPAGAAVRPVQEAAVRLARALPEPGLMVIEAPMGEGKTEAALAVAEIFAARSGAGGCFVALPTRATGNAMFPRLLKWLEHLPGTGRHSVFLAHAKAALNDEYAGLIRPGGASVVRSVDVDGPDDVRKPSQDGRPGSAEYVAHQWLRGRKKGMLSSFAVGTIDQLLFAGLKSRHLALRHLALAGKVVVIDEVHAYDAYMNVYLERVLSWLGSYGVPVVMLSATLPAGTRRELIQAYAGTSAEESAASDQLTDYPLLTAVCPGHVPGTEAPPAAVDRGTDIDLVPLDDDVSLLGDTLADALAGGGCALVVRNTVDRVLETAERLGERFGRENVTVAHSRFMDLDRAARDAELLRLFGPDGDRPSGTVPHIVVASQVAEQSLDVDFDLLVTDLCPVDLMLQRLGRLHRHQRGPGQRNRPAAVRRARCLVTGVDWKAVPVPEPVRGSERVYGLHNLLRSLAVLRPYLDGSGRTLGLPQDIHALVQTAYGDEPIGPENWSDAMAAADLAHRTHRAEQQAGAEVHRLDRVRKPGRPVIGWVEAGVGDADDSRVGRAQVRDSEESLEVLVVQRQPDGSLTTVPWLDRGRGGLALPTDAIPPSRAAKALAESSMRLPFHFSKPWVLDRSIAELEELLIPAWQVKECPWLAGELILALDEHCQTHLAGYEIEYSKAEGLRVGRPGARDVRLVEHVPSFDLVSRPWLPVQRTDGTADELSLLDVFSRATTVRRLVGDVPTQEFALLRLLLAILHDAVDGPEDVDDWAELWESEDAFEAVPAYLERHRARFDLLHPQTPFFQVAGLHTEKQEISSLNRIVADVPNGAPFFSMRVPGAGRLGFAEAARWLVHTHAFDTSGIKSGMVGDDRVKGGRVYPQGVGWAGNLGGVVAEGANLRETLLLNLVAPDNNTLRFRDGDTPAWRREPLGPGADSALNLAARPTGPRDLYTWQSRRVLLHHDDTGVYGVALGYGDPLVPRNKQPVEPMTGWRHSEAQEKKHGLPQVYMPREHDPTRGAWRGLASLLQDVPARGGAQSGKPAATLRPGLLSWMARLVYEQALPRGFLLRTRIVGARYGTQQSVIDELIDDGVTMPVVLLHAQDERYGRAAIDAVGDADLAARALGDLAGDLARAAGSDPEARRLDARERAYGELDGPYRLWLRHLGESDDPARERWAWQAQAYRVIRELGRELLDSVTTTAWEGRVIDLGQGPQWFDDTSAEKWFRIRLRKALPRAVPLPAPRDGASTDERDVVKEKA
- the casB gene encoding type I-E CRISPR-associated protein Cse2/CasB, coding for MSVVRQGGGSPASARDAAAPLAAMALVNRSVDSRISYLQAGYRADRSEAVSSVARIRRGAGRPAGENPDLWGLIGAEALYERGWNEEEAGRAENAVHMAVTLWALHQQGHHAANMHVRNGPGLGAAVRRLMPDAAIDEPIRKRFVRAGMATSVDALGTRLRELVLLLRRDDIGLDYGLLASQLHQWQRPGGRAEVHRAWGRSFHSYGPVKSDEEKG
- the cas7e gene encoding type I-E CRISPR-associated protein Cas7/Cse4/CasC; this encodes MSRTILDVHILQTVPPSNLNRDDTGSPKTAVYGGVRRSRVSSQAWKRATRQAFRELLDPQELGVRTRKVAEALAERMVAEDGTLKDQRENVLAFAAQAVFAATGSKIEAPKRKETAAKDAVRNGEEAPAPAPESSYLLFLSARQIDSLAALALEGLRSGDDAKEYFKAKPRKDRARALANSAHSVDIALFGRMVADTADINVDAAAQVAHAIGVHAVETESDYFTAVDDRNAADESGAGMIGVVDFNSSTLYRYAALDVDHLRDNLGSGLDDEKPGTTPVRRAVEAFLEGFITSLPTGKINTFGNHTLPDAVVVKLRTSRPISFVGAFETPVVATGAGGHVEGACRALASFVPGVEGAYGADKDTSTWVVRVGPATDALSGLGLEVTLSQLVEAVGAAVGDRMGGV